A stretch of Shinella zoogloeoides DNA encodes these proteins:
- a CDS encoding Rne/Rng family ribonuclease gives MAEKMLIDASHSEETRVVVVRGNRIEEFDFESEHKKQIRGNIYLAKVTRVEPSLQAAFVDYGGNRHGFLAFAEIHPDYYQIPLADRQALLKAEAEEHRRDDDIEPIETGTRASDESEAPVEAEAEAVVAVEETVVEAVVAVEETVVEAPAEPEVVEASADLAAEEAPAEKPKKPRRTRKAKAKTEEEAPAAEEAAASTEGSEDETPGGAMAMAVDTDEISEPAERSRGRRRRDDDDDDDDHNGEEKEVIESVGAEDAMEEVPDRVQRKPRKQYRIQEVIKRRQILLVQVAKEERGNKGAALTTYLSLAGRYSVLMPNTARGGGISRKITNLQDRKRLKEIARDLEVPQGMGVILRTAGANRTRVEVKRDFEYLMRLWENVRTLTLASTAPCLVYEEGSLIKRSIRDLYNKDISEIVVAGEEGYREAKAFMKMLMPSHAKVVQPYRDVHPIFSRSGIEAQLDRMLQPQVTLKSGGYIIINQTEALVSIDVNSGRSTREHSIEETALQTNLEAAEEVARQLRLRDLAGLVVIDFIDMEEKRNNRAVEKRLKDHLKNDRARIQVGRISHFGLLEMSRQRIRASVLESTMQTCPHCNGTGHIRSQSSVALHVLRGIEEYLLKNTTHNITVRTTPDIALYLLNHKRGTIIDYEGRFGVAIIIEADAHVGAQHFAIDRGEAVENPVKIEQILHFEPEPEEEDVVIEEEIDEEEEEAARPAAAAAQSASSDENGRNKRKRRRRRRGRGRENGDGTDTASFGGEQAGDDDALDDDDAEGDGDGEEGTEATQAEAGESSDQRRKRRRRGKRGGRRNRPEDGSVEAGAEGSDDAEGDDDDGDAVTVEAVEAEVAEVAVAAEETPAEAIVEEVPAKPKRARRSRAKAAEEAVADEAARSEVEAQPAPAAVEETATSAEPEVEQAAADLEEPAKPVRANRDLSKIASEPVVKSTTATKEAATDDEPEKPKKGGWWQRRGFF, from the coding sequence ATGGCAGAGAAAATGCTTATCGATGCGTCTCACTCTGAGGAGACGCGGGTTGTCGTCGTACGCGGGAACCGCATAGAAGAATTCGACTTCGAATCCGAACACAAGAAGCAGATCCGCGGCAATATCTACCTTGCCAAGGTCACGCGCGTCGAACCGTCGCTCCAGGCGGCCTTCGTCGACTACGGCGGCAACCGCCACGGCTTCCTGGCTTTCGCCGAAATCCACCCGGATTATTACCAGATCCCCCTCGCCGACCGTCAGGCTCTCCTGAAGGCCGAAGCCGAGGAACATCGCCGCGACGACGACATCGAGCCGATCGAGACGGGCACGCGCGCTTCCGATGAGAGCGAAGCGCCGGTCGAGGCCGAAGCCGAGGCGGTCGTCGCCGTCGAAGAAACCGTAGTCGAGGCGGTCGTCGCCGTCGAAGAAACCGTAGTCGAGGCCCCGGCCGAGCCGGAAGTCGTCGAAGCGTCCGCTGACCTTGCCGCTGAAGAGGCTCCGGCCGAAAAGCCGAAGAAGCCGCGCCGCACCCGCAAGGCCAAGGCGAAGACCGAGGAAGAAGCCCCGGCCGCCGAAGAGGCTGCCGCTTCCACCGAAGGCAGCGAGGACGAGACGCCCGGCGGCGCGATGGCCATGGCCGTCGACACCGACGAAATCTCCGAGCCCGCCGAGCGCTCGCGCGGCCGTCGCCGCCGCGATGACGACGACGATGACGACGATCACAACGGCGAAGAGAAGGAAGTCATCGAATCCGTCGGCGCCGAAGACGCCATGGAAGAGGTACCGGATCGCGTGCAGCGCAAGCCGCGCAAGCAGTACCGCATCCAGGAAGTCATCAAGCGCCGCCAGATCCTGCTCGTGCAGGTCGCCAAGGAAGAGCGCGGCAACAAGGGCGCGGCTCTCACCACATACCTTTCGCTCGCCGGCCGCTACTCCGTCCTGATGCCGAATACGGCGCGCGGCGGCGGCATTTCCCGCAAGATCACCAACCTTCAGGACCGCAAGCGCCTGAAGGAAATCGCCCGCGACCTCGAGGTTCCGCAGGGCATGGGCGTGATCCTGCGCACCGCCGGCGCGAACCGCACCCGCGTCGAGGTCAAGCGCGACTTCGAATACCTGATGCGCCTGTGGGAGAACGTCCGCACGCTGACGCTCGCCTCCACCGCGCCCTGCCTCGTCTATGAGGAAGGCTCGCTCATCAAGCGCTCGATCCGCGACCTCTACAACAAGGACATCAGTGAGATCGTCGTTGCCGGCGAGGAAGGCTACCGCGAGGCGAAAGCCTTCATGAAGATGCTGATGCCGAGCCACGCGAAGGTCGTCCAGCCTTACCGCGACGTGCATCCGATCTTCTCGCGCTCGGGCATCGAAGCCCAGCTCGACCGCATGCTGCAGCCGCAGGTGACGCTGAAGTCCGGCGGCTACATCATCATCAACCAGACCGAGGCGCTCGTCTCGATCGACGTCAACTCCGGCCGTTCGACCCGCGAGCACTCCATCGAGGAGACCGCGCTCCAGACGAACCTGGAAGCGGCGGAAGAAGTCGCGCGCCAGCTGCGCCTGCGCGACCTTGCCGGCCTCGTCGTCATCGACTTCATCGACATGGAGGAGAAGCGCAACAACCGGGCCGTCGAGAAGCGTCTGAAGGACCATCTCAAGAACGACCGCGCGCGCATCCAGGTCGGCCGCATCTCGCATTTCGGCCTGCTCGAAATGTCGCGCCAGCGTATCCGCGCTTCGGTTCTCGAATCGACGATGCAGACCTGCCCGCACTGCAACGGCACGGGCCATATCCGCTCGCAGTCGTCGGTCGCGCTGCATGTCCTGCGCGGCATTGAGGAATATCTCCTCAAGAACACCACGCACAACATCACCGTCCGCACCACGCCGGACATCGCGCTCTACCTGCTCAACCACAAGCGCGGCACGATCATCGATTATGAGGGCCGTTTCGGCGTCGCCATCATCATCGAGGCGGATGCCCATGTAGGCGCACAGCACTTCGCGATCGACCGCGGCGAGGCTGTGGAGAATCCGGTCAAGATCGAGCAGATCCTGCACTTCGAGCCGGAGCCGGAAGAAGAAGACGTCGTGATCGAGGAAGAGATCGACGAGGAAGAGGAAGAAGCAGCCCGCCCGGCCGCCGCCGCCGCGCAGTCCGCCTCCTCCGACGAGAACGGCCGCAACAAGCGCAAGCGCCGCCGCCGCCGTCGCGGTCGTGGCCGCGAGAACGGCGACGGCACGGACACCGCCTCCTTCGGCGGTGAACAGGCCGGCGATGACGACGCACTCGACGACGATGACGCCGAAGGCGATGGCGATGGCGAGGAGGGTACGGAAGCGACCCAGGCCGAAGCCGGCGAGAGCAGCGACCAGCGCCGCAAGCGCCGCCGTCGTGGCAAGCGCGGCGGCCGCCGCAACCGTCCCGAAGACGGCTCCGTCGAAGCCGGCGCCGAAGGGTCCGACGATGCGGAAGGCGATGACGACGACGGCGATGCCGTGACGGTGGAAGCCGTCGAGGCGGAAGTCGCCGAAGTGGCTGTCGCTGCCGAGGAAACCCCGGCCGAAGCCATCGTCGAGGAAGTGCCTGCCAAGCCGAAGCGCGCTCGCCGCAGCCGCGCCAAGGCGGCCGAGGAAGCCGTTGCCGACGAGGCTGCCCGCAGCGAGGTCGAGGCCCAGCCCGCACCGGCTGCCGTGGAAGAGACCGCAACGTCGGCGGAACCGGAAGTCGAGCAGGCCGCCGCCGATCTCGAAGAGCCGGCCAAGCCCGTACGCGCCAACCGCGACCTCTCGAAGATCGCCTCCGAACCCGTCGTGAAGTCCACGACGGCCACCAAGGAAGCGGCAACGGACGATGAACCGGAAAAGCCCAAGAAAGGCGGCTGGTGGCAGCGTCGCGGCTTCTTCTAA
- a CDS encoding N-acetylmuramoyl-L-alanine amidase codes for MPSFLTKTLYRLAMGAFAASLCLAVVTPVLAVSASAAPLLAFGARIAGDDARTRLVIDFDRKPDFKVHYVANPYRILIDLPETDFGIKAEELEARGIFSDIRYGTMAAGRARIVLTASRPVGVVLAEVQEEQGAESYRLVIDTAIVTGEVFQGQMDKQSWQASAPAASEETPVLLPGSRPDGPFVIAVDAGHGGIDNGARGGATKTEEKNVTLAFARELADALNKLPGTKAILTRDKDEFLSLSQRVQLARGEGANLLISIHADTLKQKDIRGATVYTISDKASDSLAASLAERENLSDQIAGISFTDEPAEVADILLDLTRRETQAFSINLAQSVVGTFKDEVLLINNPHRHAGFRVLTAPDVPSILLELGFMSNKDDEQLLIDPAWQKKVAGLVAKAVEEYRETVVANGG; via the coding sequence ATGCCAAGCTTTCTGACCAAGACCCTTTATCGCCTTGCCATGGGGGCGTTCGCCGCAAGTCTCTGCCTTGCCGTCGTGACGCCTGTGCTCGCCGTTTCCGCTTCCGCCGCGCCGCTGCTCGCCTTCGGCGCCCGCATCGCCGGTGACGACGCCCGCACGCGCCTCGTCATCGACTTCGACCGCAAGCCCGACTTCAAGGTCCACTACGTCGCCAATCCCTATCGCATCCTCATCGACCTGCCGGAGACCGATTTCGGCATCAAGGCAGAGGAACTGGAGGCGCGCGGCATCTTCTCCGACATCCGCTACGGCACCATGGCCGCCGGGCGCGCCCGCATCGTGCTGACCGCCTCGCGCCCTGTCGGCGTCGTGCTGGCGGAGGTGCAGGAAGAGCAGGGGGCGGAAAGCTATCGCCTTGTCATCGACACGGCCATCGTCACCGGTGAGGTCTTCCAGGGCCAGATGGACAAGCAGAGCTGGCAGGCATCCGCGCCCGCCGCAAGCGAGGAAACGCCCGTGCTGTTGCCGGGCAGCCGGCCGGACGGCCCCTTCGTCATCGCCGTCGATGCCGGTCACGGCGGCATCGACAACGGCGCGCGCGGCGGCGCGACGAAGACGGAGGAGAAGAATGTCACGCTCGCCTTCGCAAGGGAGCTTGCGGACGCCCTTAACAAGCTGCCCGGCACCAAGGCCATCCTGACCCGCGACAAGGACGAGTTCCTCTCGCTTTCCCAGCGCGTGCAGCTTGCCCGCGGCGAGGGCGCGAACCTCCTGATCTCCATCCACGCCGATACGCTGAAGCAGAAGGATATCCGCGGCGCGACGGTCTACACCATTTCCGACAAGGCTTCCGACAGTCTCGCCGCAAGCCTTGCCGAGCGGGAAAACCTCTCCGACCAGATCGCTGGCATCTCCTTCACCGATGAGCCGGCCGAGGTCGCCGACATCCTGCTGGACCTGACGCGCCGCGAGACGCAGGCCTTTTCCATCAATCTCGCCCAGAGCGTCGTCGGCACCTTCAAGGACGAGGTGCTGCTGATCAACAACCCGCACCGCCATGCCGGCTTCCGCGTGCTGACCGCGCCGGATGTGCCCTCGATCCTGCTGGAACTCGGCTTCATGTCGAACAAGGACGACGAGCAATTGCTGATCGATCCCGCCTGGCAGAAGAAGGTTGCGGGCCTCGTCGCCAAGGCGGTGGAGGAATACCGCGAGACTGTGGTCGCCAACGGCGGTTAA